A region of Myxococcaceae bacterium JPH2 DNA encodes the following proteins:
- a CDS encoding arylsulfatase has protein sequence MSGNGKPKTNGNGHAAKQAGRKPNILVIWGDDIGLWNISAYNQGMMGYRTPHIDRIAREGALMTDCYGQQSCTAGRAAFITGMNPLRTGLTTIGMPGADYGLQDSDPTIAEMLKPLGYVCGQFGKNHLGDSNRYLPTVHGFDEFHGNLYHLNAENEPECPDYPKDPAFKARFGPRGVLHSWATDRDDPTEEERWGRVGRQKVVDTGPLTKKRMETVDEEFVASSLSFMERAVQEGKPFFLWHNSTRTHVWTFLQEKYRNKTGKGLYADAMTELDDQVGLLLKKLDELGIADNTLVVFSTDNGVEKMGWPDGGNAPFRGEKGSTWEGGVRVPCVARWPGVIPPGTVVNDIFAHEDWMPTLVAAAGGPTDLAEKCKQGFKVGNKTFRVHLDGYDQRELLSGQGPGKRHEFIYVLDSGNIAAVRYDDWKVIFSYQDGHGPDMWFSGKRFNPAWPYLINLRSDPFEEGLYSGLYTQWYGERMFLFVPAQALVKRFAQSLLDYVPSQAPGSLSIGPLKEQVKEKMKETRTAGKAEVSDQVMNLAQEIEKALHRLQQSHA, from the coding sequence ATGTCAGGCAACGGCAAACCCAAGACGAATGGCAACGGTCACGCCGCCAAGCAGGCGGGACGCAAGCCGAACATCCTCGTCATCTGGGGCGACGACATCGGGCTGTGGAACATCAGCGCCTACAACCAGGGGATGATGGGCTACCGGACGCCCCACATCGATCGCATCGCCCGAGAGGGCGCGCTGATGACGGACTGCTACGGCCAGCAGAGCTGCACGGCGGGCCGCGCCGCGTTCATCACCGGGATGAATCCGCTGCGCACGGGGCTGACCACCATCGGCATGCCGGGCGCGGACTACGGGCTCCAGGACTCGGACCCCACCATCGCGGAGATGCTCAAGCCACTGGGCTACGTCTGCGGGCAGTTCGGCAAGAACCACCTGGGCGACTCGAATCGCTACCTGCCCACCGTGCACGGCTTCGACGAGTTCCACGGGAACCTCTACCACCTCAACGCCGAGAACGAGCCCGAGTGCCCTGACTACCCCAAGGACCCGGCGTTCAAGGCGCGCTTCGGCCCGCGCGGCGTGCTGCACAGCTGGGCGACCGACCGGGATGACCCGACCGAGGAGGAGCGCTGGGGACGCGTGGGCCGGCAGAAGGTCGTCGACACCGGACCGCTCACCAAGAAGCGCATGGAGACGGTGGACGAGGAGTTCGTCGCCTCGTCGCTGTCCTTCATGGAGCGAGCCGTCCAGGAGGGCAAGCCCTTCTTCCTCTGGCACAACTCCACGCGCACCCACGTGTGGACGTTCTTGCAGGAGAAGTATCGGAACAAGACGGGCAAGGGGCTCTACGCGGACGCGATGACCGAGCTGGATGATCAGGTCGGCCTGTTGCTGAAGAAGCTGGATGAACTGGGCATCGCGGACAACACCCTCGTCGTGTTCTCCACCGACAACGGCGTGGAGAAGATGGGCTGGCCCGATGGCGGCAACGCGCCGTTCCGAGGCGAGAAGGGCTCCACCTGGGAGGGCGGGGTCCGCGTGCCGTGCGTCGCACGCTGGCCGGGCGTCATCCCTCCGGGCACCGTCGTCAACGACATCTTCGCGCATGAGGACTGGATGCCCACGCTCGTCGCCGCGGCGGGCGGGCCCACGGACCTCGCGGAGAAGTGCAAGCAGGGCTTCAAGGTGGGCAACAAGACCTTCCGCGTCCATCTGGACGGGTACGACCAACGCGAGCTGCTGTCAGGCCAAGGCCCTGGGAAGCGGCACGAGTTCATCTACGTGCTCGACAGCGGCAACATCGCCGCCGTGCGCTACGACGACTGGAAGGTCATCTTCAGCTACCAGGATGGCCATGGTCCGGACATGTGGTTCAGCGGCAAGCGCTTCAACCCCGCCTGGCCCTACCTCATCAACCTGCGCTCGGACCCGTTCGAGGAGGGGCTCTACTCCGGGCTCTATACGCAATGGTACGGCGAGCGGATGTTCCTCTTCGTGCCCGCCCAGGCGCTCGTGAAGCGCTTCGCCCAGAGCCTCCTCGACTACGTCCCCAGCCAGGCCCCGGGCAGCTTGAGCATCGGGCCCCTCAAGGAACAGGTGAAGGAGAAGATGAAGGAGACGCGGACGGCGGGGAAGGCCGAGGTCAGCGACCAGGTGATGAACCTCGCGCAGGAAATCGAGAAGGCACTGCACCGACTCCAGCAGAGCCACGCCTGA
- a CDS encoding MgtC/SapB family protein yields MERVDLLVRLLVAGGAGIVLGLPYRKRPGGVRTHYLVTLGAALFCSAGANVVGPKAQETLRIIQGVASGIGFVGAASVLKRGSAIFGITTAASIWIAAAVGCEAVLGSPVLAGLVAVVIALSNLLLSLLERRVFHRRRVMSEFQDEVPTPKPPCQD; encoded by the coding sequence GTGGAGCGCGTGGACCTGCTCGTGCGACTGCTCGTGGCGGGAGGCGCGGGCATCGTCCTGGGCCTGCCGTATCGCAAGCGACCGGGCGGTGTGCGGACCCATTACCTCGTCACGCTGGGCGCCGCGCTGTTCTGTTCCGCGGGCGCCAATGTGGTGGGACCGAAGGCCCAGGAGACGCTGCGCATCATCCAGGGCGTCGCGTCTGGCATTGGCTTCGTGGGCGCCGCCAGCGTGCTCAAGCGAGGGAGCGCCATCTTCGGCATCACCACGGCCGCCTCCATCTGGATCGCCGCGGCGGTGGGCTGCGAGGCCGTGCTGGGCAGCCCCGTGCTCGCGGGCCTCGTGGCCGTGGTCATCGCGCTGTCGAACCTGCTGTTGAGTTTGCTGGAGCGCCGCGTGTTCCATCGGCGGAGGGTGATGAGCGAATTCCAGGACGAGGTCCCCACCCCGAAGCCACCCTGTCAGGACTGA
- a CDS encoding beta-lactamase family protein translates to MATRRASFSATVLAFTVSLLACHDASPGPEAPRCDPSPLSASLQSALRDAQAANPGNPGWLLAARIPAAGLELEEAVQAPGLEALSPRAPFRIASVTKTFMAAAILRLVERGQVSLDDTVAAVCPAPYPELLRAGGYAPERMTVAQLLTHTSGLFDYAQSDDYLATVFESPEHVWTREEQVRFAMEHGAPVGEPGAAYVYSDTGYLLLGALLEAKTGLGLAQAYRSLLGFERLGLQSTWLETQEAVPSAVMGAAPQAYDGVPLASIHASADLFGGGGLVSTAPDLARWFQALFAGQVFERASTLDTMLRVPATNESEGGAMGIFRVPRASGGPCWLHEGFWGAAVMTCPELNLTVAVTSLDASHQGDGGTALLRAAVQAAASCQTAH, encoded by the coding sequence ATGGCGACACGTCGTGCCTCCTTCTCCGCAACCGTCCTGGCTTTCACTGTCTCGTTGCTCGCCTGCCACGACGCGAGTCCAGGCCCCGAGGCGCCTCGTTGTGACCCCTCGCCCCTGAGCGCCTCCCTCCAGAGCGCGCTGCGCGATGCCCAGGCCGCGAATCCGGGCAACCCGGGCTGGTTGCTCGCGGCCCGAATCCCAGCGGCGGGACTGGAGCTGGAAGAGGCCGTGCAGGCTCCGGGGCTGGAGGCGCTGAGCCCTCGCGCGCCGTTTCGCATCGCCAGCGTGACCAAGACGTTCATGGCCGCCGCCATCCTGCGGCTCGTGGAGCGGGGCCAGGTGTCGCTGGACGACACCGTGGCGGCGGTGTGCCCCGCGCCCTACCCCGAGCTGCTGCGCGCCGGGGGCTACGCGCCCGAGCGCATGACGGTGGCGCAGCTGCTCACGCACACGAGCGGGCTGTTCGACTATGCGCAGAGCGACGACTACCTCGCGACGGTGTTCGAGTCCCCCGAGCATGTCTGGACCCGAGAGGAGCAGGTGCGGTTCGCCATGGAGCACGGCGCTCCCGTGGGCGAGCCCGGCGCGGCGTATGTCTATTCGGACACGGGCTATCTGCTGCTCGGCGCGCTGCTGGAGGCGAAGACGGGACTGGGACTCGCCCAGGCGTATCGCAGTCTGCTCGGGTTCGAGCGACTGGGGCTCCAGTCCACCTGGCTCGAAACGCAGGAGGCCGTGCCTTCCGCTGTGATGGGTGCCGCGCCGCAGGCCTATGACGGAGTGCCGCTCGCGAGCATCCACGCGTCAGCGGACCTCTTCGGAGGCGGAGGGCTGGTGTCCACCGCGCCAGACCTCGCGCGCTGGTTCCAGGCGCTGTTCGCGGGACAGGTGTTCGAGCGAGCATCGACGCTCGACACCATGTTGCGTGTGCCCGCGACGAACGAGTCCGAGGGGGGAGCCATGGGCATCTTCCGCGTGCCGCGCGCCAGCGGTGGGCCTTGCTGGCTGCATGAGGGCTTCTGGGGCGCGGCGGTGATGACGTGCCCCGAGCTGAACCTCACCGTGGCGGTGACGTCCCTGGATGCCTCGCACCAAGGTGACGGCGGCACGGCGCTGCTCCGCGCCGCCGTCCAGGCCGCGGCTTCCTGTCAGACGGCGCACTGA
- a CDS encoding helix-turn-helix transcriptional regulator, whose protein sequence is MLGSPRTQTAPHRQWGTALLVGLDDVVTVRHAEGTTRGRIVVVPRDVPHVTRCEGPLLSVVLDADRHRATVQASLPSQPFAITDPAVLAEAVSLAAHPSHDTPRRAEALAARLFPTGPAPVGDGRIARLLDTLEDSEPRSLVELARGLRLSPGHVSELFHARVGISLRRWLLWRRLLRSLPLFRAGHLADTAASAGFADQAHLTRTCVRLAGYSPRSLANMLAR, encoded by the coding sequence GTGCTCGGCTCACCGCGAACGCAGACCGCGCCCCACCGGCAGTGGGGCACCGCCCTGCTCGTGGGCCTGGACGATGTCGTGACGGTGCGGCATGCCGAAGGAACCACGCGCGGGCGCATCGTCGTCGTGCCGCGAGACGTGCCGCATGTCACACGCTGCGAGGGGCCCCTGCTCAGCGTGGTACTGGACGCGGATCGCCACCGCGCCACGGTCCAGGCCTCGCTGCCATCCCAACCCTTCGCCATCACCGACCCCGCGGTCCTGGCGGAGGCAGTGAGCCTCGCGGCCCACCCCTCGCATGACACACCGCGAAGGGCCGAGGCGCTCGCGGCCCGCCTCTTTCCCACGGGACCCGCACCGGTGGGTGACGGGCGCATTGCACGACTCCTGGACACCCTGGAGGACAGCGAGCCCCGGTCGCTGGTTGAACTCGCGCGCGGCCTGCGCCTCTCACCGGGCCACGTGTCCGAGCTGTTCCATGCCCGGGTGGGCATCTCATTGCGACGTTGGCTGCTGTGGCGTCGGTTGCTGCGCTCCCTGCCCCTGTTCCGCGCAGGTCATCTGGCGGACACCGCCGCGAGCGCGGGCTTCGCGGACCAGGCCCACCTGACGCGAACGTGTGTCCGCCTCGCCGGGTACTCCCCCCGGAGTCTGGCCAACATGCTCGCTCGCTGA